One part of the Rhodococcus oxybenzonivorans genome encodes these proteins:
- a CDS encoding AMP-binding protein — MRHVPPELITRYEEEGWWTRDTIGDLLTRGLDAAPDVEFRIHSTVRPWSGTFGDVERVARRLAGGLRSRGVGPGDVVAFQLPNWMEAAAVFWASAFLGATVVPIVHFYGRKELGYILSETKPHVFVTAERFGRTEYHADLCSDVPVVGVVGRDFDDLLDEHPMPGTVEADPAGPALIAFTSGTTRAPKGVIHSHQTLGHETRQLAGLYPPDRGKQLTAAPVGHFIGMVNAFLIPVLDGTAINLTDTWDPAQALALMESDGLTVGGGATYFATSLLDHPDFSPRHLPHMKYAGLGGSSVPSAVTTRLAELGITVFRSYGSTEHPSITGSRYTAPEDKRLFTDGDALPGVEVRLAADGEILSRGPDLCVGYTDLTLTEAAFDSDGWYHTGDIGTIDEDGYLTITDRKADIIIRGGENISALEVEEVLLAMPEVAEAAVVSAPDARLGERAAAVLRLRPGHAMPSMDAVRAHFERAEIARQKWPEELHRVDDFPRTASGKIQKFLVRQDIAALGRRE, encoded by the coding sequence ATGCGGCACGTCCCCCCCGAACTGATCACGCGCTACGAAGAGGAAGGATGGTGGACGCGCGACACGATCGGAGACCTGCTCACGCGCGGTCTCGACGCGGCCCCGGACGTCGAGTTCCGGATTCACTCGACCGTTCGTCCGTGGTCGGGAACCTTCGGTGACGTCGAGCGTGTTGCCCGTCGGCTGGCGGGCGGATTGCGTTCTCGGGGAGTCGGTCCCGGAGACGTGGTCGCCTTCCAGTTGCCCAACTGGATGGAAGCGGCCGCCGTGTTCTGGGCGTCAGCCTTTCTGGGCGCCACCGTGGTCCCGATCGTCCACTTCTACGGGCGCAAGGAACTCGGATACATCCTCAGCGAGACCAAGCCGCACGTCTTCGTGACCGCCGAACGATTCGGGCGGACCGAGTACCACGCCGATCTGTGCTCGGACGTGCCCGTCGTGGGTGTCGTGGGCCGCGACTTCGACGACCTGCTCGATGAGCACCCGATGCCGGGTACCGTCGAAGCCGATCCGGCGGGTCCGGCGCTGATTGCCTTCACCTCCGGCACCACGAGGGCCCCCAAAGGTGTCATTCACAGTCATCAGACACTGGGTCACGAGACGCGACAGCTCGCGGGCCTCTACCCGCCGGACCGGGGCAAACAGCTCACTGCCGCTCCCGTCGGCCACTTCATCGGCATGGTGAATGCCTTCCTGATCCCCGTTCTGGACGGCACGGCGATAAATCTCACCGACACGTGGGATCCGGCTCAGGCGCTGGCGCTGATGGAGAGCGACGGGCTCACCGTCGGCGGCGGGGCCACCTACTTCGCCACCAGCCTCCTCGACCATCCTGATTTTTCGCCCCGGCATTTGCCGCACATGAAGTACGCGGGCCTCGGCGGGTCTTCGGTCCCCTCGGCGGTGACCACTCGGCTGGCAGAGCTGGGCATTACCGTGTTCCGCTCGTACGGCAGCACCGAACATCCGTCGATCACGGGCTCGCGGTACACCGCACCCGAGGACAAACGGCTGTTCACGGACGGGGACGCCCTGCCCGGAGTGGAGGTCCGGTTGGCGGCCGACGGTGAGATCCTCAGTCGTGGCCCCGATCTCTGCGTCGGCTATACCGATCTCACCTTGACCGAGGCAGCGTTCGATTCGGACGGCTGGTACCACACCGGGGACATCGGCACGATAGACGAAGACGGTTACCTGACGATCACCGATCGCAAGGCGGACATCATCATTCGCGGCGGCGAGAACATCAGCGCCCTCGAAGTCGAGGAAGTTCTACTCGCCATGCCCGAGGTCGCGGAGGCGGCAGTAGTTTCGGCGCCCGACGCCCGCCTCGGGGAGCGGGCGGCCGCCGTACTGCGCCTGCGGCCCGGACACGCCATGCCCTCGATGGACGCCGTCCGCGCTCACTTCGAGCGGGCTGAGATCGCGCGGCAGAAGTGGCCGGAGGAACTGCACCGAGTCGACGACTTTCCACGGACCGCCAGCGGCAAGATCCAGAAGTTTCTGGTGCGTCAGGACATTGCGGCACTCGGCAGAAGAGAATAG